A portion of the Babylonia areolata isolate BAREFJ2019XMU chromosome 4, ASM4173473v1, whole genome shotgun sequence genome contains these proteins:
- the LOC143281738 gene encoding uncharacterized protein LOC143281738, whose product MADIVPPNRLVRKRNSNLQKRLDVTLQILGQEYRQTKERMYKEERDCGKFLQSLHSTVPGLHAYGQPNTRAMNRNAILRERRFSLSVSVHSESDDEDLHNPLATRPRSSSKHDDHHRAKPGISEGNRVSSAAEGSGGGGGGGGSRQTAVNDRNSLAKKLRENNTFLNRPSTSAGGGQKTGEAKAPERDGKADRASSARHLRHQRPRHSPQYGKNAYSEHERFVQEKVLKRFDVIFDPETEAPKVNLCTLVAPSVVVGGNDDDDDDVGDDATGTAANTGLVHPQVNVVNVNGKEFHLSRTPPGHRRVMWSAQPHRKQRAASAPNSAKKQRPASAIPSTSTTTTSRPASTALQSASLTAMTTRTKSPTESPPPPPPPHPSHHSAKPDSRIQFLSLQKNLPAQSCWEEEGLSESSSESDMDEQTQDTAKPNPKKPQEPQALSKPTERSMNQPCTQQRRQVQQANTKNQCAAQHSQQREQSPTKHDSATKLLQVQAGSHHHHHHHPNPPPDGSGAQLNVPPQKAGRKNSITRPSSRLSDASDRAGPPVELWTKLMKSGLPGRTSKRPKTAPAKSELSHRFMPASRQTVVGILAQIENQKVHTRNMINESKELHKSVKKLVPWDYQTSLCDLDDW is encoded by the exons ATGGCGGATATTGTTCCCCCCAACCGGTTAGTCCGGAAGCGCAACAGCAATCTGCAGAAACGTCTGGACGTGACGCTACAAATCCTGGGCCAAGAGTACCGCCAGACGAAGGAGCGCATgtacaaggaagagagagactgtggcaAATTTCTGCAG TCCCTGCACAGCACAGTGCCCGGCCTGCACGCCTACGGCCAGCCCAACACGCGGGCCATGAACAGGAACGCCATACTGAGGGAACGCAGGTTCTCCCTGTCCGTGTCCGTCCACAGCGAGTCGGATGACGAAGACCTCCACAACCCGCTGGCCACTAGACCGAGGAGCAGCAGCAAACACGACGACCACCACAGAGCCAAACCGGGAATCTCCGAAGGGAACCGGGTGAGCAGCGCGGcagagggtagtggtggtggtggtggaggaggaggctccAGGCAAACGGCGGTGAACGACAGGAACAGCCTGGCCAAGAAGCTGAGGGAGAACAACACGTTCCTCAACAGACCCAGCACCAGCGCGGGCGGCGGTCAGAAGACCGGCGAGGCCAAGGCCCCGGAGCGGGACGGCAAGGCGGACAGAGCGTCCTCGGCACGCCACCTGAGGCACCAGCGCCCCAGGCACAGTCCCCAGTACGGGAAGAACGCCTACTCCGAGCACGAGCGGTTCGTGCAGGAGAAGGTGTTGAAGAGGTTCGACGTCATCTTCGATCCGGAGACAGAGGCCCCGAAAGTGAACCTCTGCACGCTGGTGGCGcccagtgtggtggtgggtggcaacgacgacgacgacgacgacgtgggTGATGATGCTACTGGAACCGCGGCCAACACGGGGCTGGTCCATCCGCAGGTCAACGTGGTCAACGTGAACGGCAAGGAGTTCCACCTGAGCAGAACGCCGCCCGGCCACAGGAGGGTGATGTGGAGCGCCCAGCCACACAGGAAGCAGCGGGCGGCGTCCGCCCCCAACAGTGCCAAGAAACAACGCCCCGCCTCCGCCataccctccacctccacaaccaccacttcACGGCCCGCGTCCACAGCCCTACAGTCGGCCTCTCTCACAGCGATGACCACCAGAACCAAGTCTCCAACggagtctccccctcctcctcctcctccccacccttcacACCACTCTGCAAAGCCAGACTCGCGCATCCAGTTTCTGTCTCTGCAAAAGAACTTGCCGGCTCAGTCTTGCTGGGAGGAAGAGGGACTTTCGGAGAGTTCATCAGAAAGTGATATGGATGAGCAAACTCAGGACACGGCGAAGCCTAATCCAAAGAAACCCCAGGAACCCCAAGCCCTAAGCAAACCAACTGAGCGTTCGATGAATCAACCTTGCACGCAGCAAAGACGGCAGGTGCAGCAAGCCAACACCAAGAACCAGTGCGCCGCACAGCACAGTCAACAGCGGGAACAAAGCCCGACGAAGCACGATTCTGCCACCAAACTGCTGCAGGTGCAAGCaggctcccaccaccaccaccaccaccaccccaacccgcCGCCAGACGGCTCGGGTGCACAGCTTAACGTGCCCCCGCAAAAAGCGGGACGCAAGAACTCGATCACACGACCTTCCTCCCGGCTCTCCGACGCCAGCGACAGGGCTGGCCCCCCCGTGGAGCTGTGGACGAAGCTAATGAAGTCAGGACTGCCGGGCCGGACGTCCAAGCGGCCCAAGACGGCTCCCGCCAAGTCGGAGCTGAGTCACCGCTTCATGCCGGCCTCCAGGCAGACCGTGGTGGGCATCCTGGCGCAGATCGAGAACCAGAAGGTGCACACCCGCAACATGATCAACGAGAGCAAGGAGCTGCACAAGTCGGTCAAGAAACTGGTACCCTGGGACTACCAGACGTCTCTCTGCGACCTGGATGACTGGTGA